A window of the Streptomyces luomodiensis genome harbors these coding sequences:
- a CDS encoding dihydrodipicolinate synthase family protein produces MTIHLPAPGGTTRAYEPRAEPLSPAAGTPFTSRVVFSAAHVVADPYADATPDGPAAVDWDATLAFRRHLWSHGLGVAEAMDTAQRGMGLDWAGAAELIRRSAAEAKAVGGRIACGVGTDQLAATEIGYPYGLDQVRAAYEEQLAVCEESGAQAILMASRALCAVAKGPEDYLEVYGHLLRQSAEPVILHWLGPMFDPALEGYWGSTDLDAATRAFLDVISAHPDKVDGIKVSLLDARREIDLRRKLPDGVRCYTGDDFHYPELIAGDDQGFSHALLGIFDPLGPLAAEAVRTLDTGDVAGFRALLDPTVELSRHLFQTPTRYYKTGVVLLAWLAGHQSHFTMVGGLQSARSLPHLARAYELADGLGLFPDPALAESRMKHLLTVHGVAQ; encoded by the coding sequence GTGACCATCCACCTCCCCGCGCCGGGCGGTACCACCCGCGCCTACGAACCCCGCGCCGAGCCGCTGTCGCCGGCCGCCGGCACCCCCTTCACCTCGCGCGTCGTCTTCTCGGCCGCCCATGTGGTGGCCGACCCGTACGCCGACGCGACCCCCGACGGCCCGGCCGCCGTCGACTGGGACGCCACCCTCGCCTTCCGCCGCCACCTGTGGTCGCACGGGCTGGGCGTGGCCGAGGCCATGGACACCGCCCAGCGCGGTATGGGCCTGGACTGGGCGGGCGCCGCCGAGCTGATCCGCCGCTCGGCGGCCGAGGCGAAGGCCGTCGGCGGCCGTATCGCCTGCGGCGTCGGCACCGACCAACTGGCCGCCACCGAGATCGGCTATCCCTACGGCCTGGACCAGGTCCGGGCCGCGTACGAGGAACAGCTGGCCGTCTGCGAGGAGTCCGGCGCCCAGGCCATCCTGATGGCCTCGCGCGCCCTGTGCGCCGTGGCCAAGGGCCCCGAGGACTACCTGGAGGTCTACGGCCACCTGCTGCGCCAGTCCGCCGAGCCGGTGATCCTGCACTGGCTGGGCCCGATGTTCGACCCGGCCCTGGAGGGCTACTGGGGCAGCACCGACCTGGACGCCGCCACCCGCGCCTTCCTCGACGTCATCTCCGCCCACCCCGACAAGGTCGACGGCATCAAGGTCTCCCTGCTGGACGCCCGGCGCGAGATCGACCTGCGGCGCAAGCTGCCGGACGGGGTGCGCTGCTACACGGGCGACGACTTCCACTACCCCGAGCTGATCGCGGGCGACGACCAGGGCTTCAGCCACGCCCTGCTCGGCATCTTCGACCCGCTGGGCCCGCTGGCCGCCGAGGCCGTGCGCACCCTGGACACCGGCGACGTGGCCGGCTTCCGCGCGCTGCTGGACCCGACGGTGGAGCTCTCCCGCCACCTCTTCCAGACCCCGACCCGCTACTACAAGACGGGCGTGGTCCTCCTGGCCTGGCTGGCGGGCCACCAGTCGCACTTCACGATGGTGGGCGGCCTGCAGTCGGCCCGTTCGCTGCCGCATCTGGCCCGCGCGTACGAACTGGCGGACGGGCTGGGCCTGTTCCCGGACCCGGCGCTGGCCGAATCGCGGATGAAACACCTGCTCACCGTCCACGGAGTCGCGCAATGA
- a CDS encoding Gfo/Idh/MocA family protein: MTRKTVRIAMNGVTGRMGYRQHLVRSLLAIREQGGLSLGDGTVLWPEPLLVGRRAYALKELAERHGLDPVADVSTDLDAVLADDGVDIYFDAQVTAAREEAIRKAIAAGKHIYTEKPTATGLEGALELARLAQAAGVKHGVVQDKIFLPGLLKLKRLIDGGFFGRILSVRGEFGYWVFEGDWQSAQRPSWNYRAEDGGGIVVDMFPHWEYVLHELFGAVRSVQAQATTHIPTRWDEQGKPYEATADDAAYGIFQLEGGAIAQINSSWAVRVNRDELVEFQVDGTEGSAVAGLRKCRVQHRSATPKPVWNPDLPATEAFREQWQEVPDNGEFDNGFKAQWELFLRHVALDEPWRWDLLAGARGVQLAELGWKSSAEGRRLDVPELSL, encoded by the coding sequence GTGACACGCAAGACAGTGCGGATCGCCATGAACGGTGTGACCGGCCGGATGGGCTACCGCCAGCACCTCGTCCGCTCTCTCCTCGCCATCCGCGAACAGGGCGGGCTCAGCCTCGGCGACGGCACCGTGCTGTGGCCCGAGCCGCTGCTCGTCGGCCGCCGCGCCTACGCGCTCAAGGAGCTCGCCGAGCGCCACGGCCTCGACCCGGTCGCGGACGTCTCGACCGACCTGGACGCCGTACTGGCGGACGACGGCGTCGACATCTACTTCGACGCGCAGGTCACCGCCGCCCGTGAGGAGGCCATAAGGAAGGCCATCGCGGCGGGCAAGCACATCTACACCGAGAAGCCCACCGCCACCGGCCTGGAGGGCGCCCTGGAGCTGGCCCGGCTCGCCCAGGCGGCGGGCGTCAAGCACGGCGTCGTCCAGGACAAGATCTTCCTGCCGGGGCTGCTGAAGCTCAAGCGCCTCATCGACGGCGGCTTCTTCGGCCGCATCCTCTCCGTGCGAGGGGAGTTCGGCTACTGGGTCTTCGAGGGCGACTGGCAGAGCGCCCAGCGGCCCTCCTGGAACTACCGGGCCGAGGACGGCGGCGGCATCGTCGTCGACATGTTCCCGCACTGGGAGTACGTGCTGCACGAGCTGTTCGGCGCGGTGCGCTCCGTCCAGGCGCAGGCCACCACCCACATCCCGACCCGCTGGGACGAGCAGGGCAAGCCGTACGAGGCCACCGCCGACGACGCGGCCTACGGCATCTTCCAGCTCGAGGGCGGCGCCATCGCCCAGATCAACTCCTCCTGGGCGGTCCGGGTGAACCGGGACGAGCTGGTCGAGTTCCAGGTCGACGGCACCGAGGGATCGGCCGTCGCGGGCCTGCGCAAGTGCCGCGTCCAGCACCGCTCGGCCACCCCCAAGCCGGTGTGGAACCCGGACCTGCCCGCCACCGAGGCGTTCCGCGAGCAGTGGCAGGAGGTCCCCGACAACGGGGAGTTCGACAACGGCTTCAAGGCGCAGTGGGAGCTGTTCCTGCGCCATGTCGCCCTCGACGAGCCCTGGCGCTGGGACCTGCTGGCCGGTGCGCGCGGCGTCCAGCTCGCCGAGCTGGGCTGGAAATCGTCGGCGGAGGGCCGCCGGCTGGACGTACCGGAGCTGAGCCTGTGA
- a CDS encoding twin-arginine translocation signal domain-containing protein: MSPSPSHVSRRHFLAGTAAVSALLATAGPQATAAARGRTDKPFLELLTKAADARVAEVLDGLDTVLDQLNNLGQARPAARSLRLLTSVHVWADARHHHDGALIAPMTRLVDALAAAQFDDGLYDQGAVHSPPDTAFSIVDLGMLYGLLAADGHTTTEGVRATLKKILLKAGEGLSTGGVHTPNHRWKVCAALARINSFWPDARYTRRIDAWLAEGIDQYDSGQYSERSATYAPIVTNPSLLTLARLTERPRLYENVRRNLEATVHLLEPDGEVETVHSRRQDQKTVKHVSEYWLQFRALALREKDGRFAAVAAAVQRRGADQTFDETPLGDFLAEVLDHPEVAAPLPKATGEPGEFTFHDKDCGLVRIAKGNTRTTLFGGTDFPDVHAISSGLSTNPTFFKWRKGAAILDSLRLSPQFFSLGHFRAEDVARTADGWRLWAEVRAGYHLPLPPQHRRSDGRYPLTDDGRFWSAMDFPHRPKEWRTLRTEVRIAEADGGWNLDVEVGESEVPLALELCFRSGGRLTGVVPVSGQRDTYQLVEGYGTYTAGDDVITFGPGNGSGPRQPAVVDPGERYSWMGGELTPAGQRVLITGRAPLRYRLTLR, encoded by the coding sequence GTGAGCCCCTCCCCGAGCCACGTCTCCCGCCGTCACTTCCTCGCCGGAACCGCCGCCGTGAGCGCCCTGCTCGCCACCGCCGGTCCCCAGGCCACGGCCGCCGCCCGCGGCCGTACCGACAAGCCGTTCCTGGAGTTGCTCACCAAGGCGGCCGACGCCCGGGTGGCCGAGGTGCTGGACGGTCTCGACACGGTCCTGGACCAGCTGAACAACCTCGGCCAGGCCCGCCCCGCCGCCCGTAGCCTGCGGCTGCTCACCTCCGTCCACGTCTGGGCCGACGCCCGCCACCACCACGACGGCGCGCTGATCGCGCCGATGACCCGGCTGGTGGACGCGCTGGCCGCCGCCCAGTTCGACGACGGTCTCTACGACCAGGGCGCGGTGCACTCGCCCCCGGACACCGCCTTCTCCATCGTCGACCTCGGCATGCTCTACGGGCTGCTGGCCGCCGACGGCCACACCACCACCGAGGGCGTCCGGGCCACCCTGAAGAAGATCCTGCTCAAGGCGGGCGAGGGCCTGTCCACCGGCGGGGTGCACACCCCCAACCACCGCTGGAAGGTGTGCGCCGCGCTGGCCCGGATCAACTCCTTCTGGCCCGACGCGCGCTACACCCGCCGTATCGACGCCTGGCTGGCCGAGGGCATCGACCAGTACGACAGCGGCCAGTACAGCGAGCGCAGCGCCACCTACGCGCCCATCGTCACCAACCCCTCGCTGCTGACCCTCGCCCGGCTCACCGAGCGCCCGCGGCTGTACGAGAACGTGCGCCGCAACCTCGAGGCCACCGTGCACCTCCTGGAACCCGACGGGGAGGTGGAGACGGTGCACTCGCGCCGGCAGGACCAGAAGACGGTCAAGCACGTGTCCGAGTACTGGCTCCAGTTCCGCGCCCTGGCGCTGCGCGAGAAGGACGGGCGGTTCGCGGCCGTCGCCGCCGCCGTCCAGCGGCGCGGGGCGGACCAGACCTTCGACGAGACCCCGCTCGGGGACTTCCTCGCCGAGGTGCTGGACCATCCGGAGGTGGCCGCGCCGCTGCCGAAGGCCACCGGCGAGCCCGGCGAGTTCACCTTCCACGACAAGGACTGCGGGCTGGTCCGGATCGCGAAGGGGAACACCCGGACCACCCTCTTCGGCGGCACCGACTTCCCCGACGTGCACGCGATCTCCTCGGGCCTGTCCACCAATCCGACGTTCTTCAAATGGCGCAAGGGCGCGGCGATCCTGGACTCGCTGCGGCTGTCCCCGCAGTTCTTCTCGCTCGGCCACTTCCGGGCCGAGGACGTGGCGCGCACGGCGGACGGCTGGCGGCTGTGGGCCGAGGTGCGGGCCGGATACCATCTGCCGCTGCCGCCCCAGCACCGCCGCTCCGACGGCCGGTACCCGCTGACGGACGACGGCCGGTTCTGGTCCGCGATGGACTTCCCGCACCGCCCCAAGGAGTGGCGCACGCTGCGCACCGAGGTGCGGATCGCGGAGGCGGACGGCGGCTGGAACCTGGACGTCGAGGTCGGGGAGTCCGAGGTCCCGCTCGCCCTGGAACTGTGCTTCCGCTCCGGCGGACGGCTCACCGGAGTGGTGCCGGTCTCCGGTCAGCGGGACACGTATCAGCTGGTCGAGGGGTACGGGACCTATACGGCCGGCGATGACGTGATCACCTTCGGGCCCGGCAACGGCAGCGGTCCGCGCCAGCCCGCCGTCGTGGACCCCGGCGAGCGCTACAGCTGGATGGGCGGCGAGCTGACCCCGGCCGGGCAGCGGGTCCTGATCACCGGGCGTGCGCCGCTGCGCTACCGGCTCACGCTGCGCTGA
- a CDS encoding carbohydrate ABC transporter permease encodes MTTAPITTAGTARKRPAPARIALHIGLIAVLLVMLYPLAWLLATSFKPADEVIASLKLLPSHFEWGNYSTALDGVNEVGVGRLLWNSLLIACGAVLGNVISCSLAAYAFARLRFRMRGPLFAFMIATIMLPHHAILIPQYIIFNQLGMVNTYWPMILPKFLATDAFFVFLIVQFMRGLPRELEEAARIDGCGPFRSFFSVILPLTRPALITTAIFTFIWTWNDFFTQLIYLFEPEKFTLTLALRSFVDASSQSAFGPMFAMSVFALLPIVLFFLAFQRFLVEGMASSGLKG; translated from the coding sequence ATGACCACCGCCCCGATCACCACCGCGGGCACGGCGCGCAAGCGTCCCGCGCCCGCCCGGATCGCCCTGCACATCGGTCTGATCGCCGTGCTGCTGGTGATGCTCTATCCGCTGGCCTGGCTGCTGGCGACCTCGTTCAAACCCGCCGACGAGGTCATCGCCAGCCTCAAGCTGCTGCCCAGCCACTTCGAGTGGGGCAACTACTCCACCGCCCTGGACGGGGTGAACGAGGTCGGCGTCGGACGGCTGCTGTGGAACTCGCTGCTGATCGCCTGCGGTGCGGTGCTCGGCAACGTCATCAGCTGCTCGCTCGCCGCGTACGCCTTCGCGCGGCTGCGGTTCCGGATGCGCGGCCCGCTCTTCGCGTTCATGATCGCGACGATCATGCTGCCGCACCACGCCATCCTCATCCCGCAGTACATCATCTTCAACCAGCTCGGCATGGTGAACACCTACTGGCCGATGATCCTGCCGAAGTTCCTGGCCACCGACGCCTTCTTCGTCTTCCTCATCGTGCAGTTCATGCGCGGACTGCCGCGTGAGCTGGAAGAGGCGGCCCGGATCGACGGCTGCGGGCCCTTCCGCTCGTTCTTCAGCGTCATCCTGCCGCTGACCCGGCCCGCGCTGATCACCACCGCGATCTTCACCTTCATCTGGACCTGGAACGACTTCTTCACCCAGCTCATCTACCTCTTCGAGCCGGAGAAGTTCACCCTGACCCTGGCCCTGCGCTCCTTCGTGGACGCCTCCAGCCAGTCGGCCTTCGGCCCGATGTTCGCGATGTCGGTGTTCGCGCTGCTGCCCATCGTGCTCTTCTTCCTCGCCTTCCAGCGGTTCCTGGTCGAGGGCATGGCCAGCTCCGGACTGAAGGGATGA
- a CDS encoding carbohydrate ABC transporter permease, with translation MTATATRPQSAAPSATGGKRAPKRERQGAAWVFLSPWVLGATVLTLLPMAVSLYLSFTDYDMFDAPSWVGFRNYTQMFTEDPRYWRSVGTTLTYVVIAVPLQLVLALAVAIALKSVKRGKGFYRSAFYAPSLLGASMSIALVWRAIFNDGGTVDNLLSDVGLDIGGWINKPGWAILSVALLTIWQFGAPMVIFLAGLQQIPAELYEAAAVDGASWWRQFRSITIPMLSPVLFFNLVLQMIQAFQVFTPAFAVSGGKGGPADSTLVYTLYLYDRGFTASHMGYASAMAWVLLLAIGVVTAVLFRTSRAWVFYANDTHEGGR, from the coding sequence ATGACCGCGACCGCGACCCGCCCCCAGAGCGCCGCGCCCTCCGCCACCGGCGGCAAGCGGGCGCCGAAGCGCGAGCGGCAGGGCGCCGCCTGGGTGTTCCTGTCCCCCTGGGTGCTCGGCGCCACCGTGCTGACACTGCTGCCCATGGCCGTCTCGCTGTATCTGTCGTTCACCGACTACGACATGTTCGACGCGCCCAGCTGGGTGGGCTTCCGCAACTACACCCAGATGTTCACCGAGGACCCCCGCTACTGGCGGTCGGTCGGCACCACCCTGACCTACGTGGTGATCGCGGTGCCGCTCCAGCTCGTGCTGGCGCTCGCCGTGGCGATCGCGCTGAAGTCGGTCAAGCGCGGCAAGGGCTTCTACCGCTCCGCGTTCTACGCCCCCTCGCTGCTCGGCGCGTCGATGTCCATCGCCCTGGTCTGGCGGGCGATCTTCAACGACGGCGGCACCGTCGACAACCTGCTCTCCGACGTCGGCCTCGACATCGGCGGCTGGATCAACAAACCGGGCTGGGCCATCCTGTCGGTGGCGCTGCTGACCATCTGGCAGTTCGGCGCCCCCATGGTGATCTTCCTGGCCGGGCTCCAGCAGATACCCGCCGAGCTGTACGAGGCGGCGGCCGTCGACGGGGCCTCCTGGTGGCGGCAGTTCCGCTCCATCACCATCCCGATGCTGTCCCCGGTGCTCTTCTTCAACCTGGTGCTCCAGATGATCCAGGCGTTCCAGGTCTTCACCCCCGCCTTCGCGGTCAGCGGGGGCAAGGGCGGACCCGCGGACTCCACGCTGGTCTACACGCTCTACCTGTACGACCGCGGCTTCACCGCCTCCCACATGGGCTACGCCTCCGCCATGGCGTGGGTGCTCCTGCTGGCCATCGGGGTCGTCACCGCGGTGCTCTTCCGGACCTCCCGGGCCTGGGTCTTCTACGCCAACGACACCCATGAGGGGGGCCGATGA
- a CDS encoding ABC transporter substrate-binding protein: MRGNRTKMSCALALVLTLGGTLTGCGGDGGGGSGGKVTLRFTWWGNPDRAARTEQAIKVFEKRHPDIDITTSFAGFDTYKAKLATQAAGGDAPDVMQLDYRQINQYATSGILLDLGKYPELRTSQIDKGLLDTGVVDGKRYALPVARGTETMAYDATLWRKAGVPEPTADWTWDDWADAMRQLSKSEATGGRVGGTDPGQSEDVFEIWLRGQGKSLYTEDGGLGFTADDLTRYWEWCTGLRKEGAVSRAEQTTQMDGTVENTPLGRLTAVSDFNWDAPVSGYSAIVGEGLKMAPLPVGDDGTPGQYFKPSMFFGASAKTAHPKQAAQFIDFLLNDQEAGTILGATRGIPANDTLREKVLPKLEGFDQVISAYQKQFEGKFEDPPAAPPKGDASLQGTFARDYDQVSYERMSPREAAEDYITEAKAELRQ, translated from the coding sequence ATGCGCGGAAACAGGACAAAGATGTCCTGCGCCCTGGCTCTCGTCCTCACACTCGGCGGGACCCTCACGGGCTGCGGCGGCGATGGCGGCGGCGGCTCGGGCGGCAAGGTCACCCTGCGGTTCACCTGGTGGGGCAATCCCGACCGGGCGGCCCGCACGGAGCAGGCCATCAAGGTTTTCGAGAAGCGCCACCCTGACATCGACATCACCACGTCCTTCGCGGGATTCGACACCTATAAGGCGAAGCTCGCCACACAGGCGGCGGGCGGCGACGCGCCCGATGTGATGCAGCTGGACTACCGGCAGATCAACCAGTACGCGACCTCCGGCATCCTGCTGGACCTCGGCAAGTACCCCGAGCTGCGGACCTCTCAGATCGACAAGGGGCTGCTGGACACCGGGGTGGTCGACGGCAAGCGGTACGCGCTCCCGGTCGCCCGCGGCACCGAGACGATGGCGTACGACGCCACGCTGTGGCGCAAGGCGGGCGTCCCCGAGCCCACCGCGGACTGGACGTGGGACGACTGGGCCGACGCGATGCGCCAGCTGTCGAAGTCCGAGGCCACCGGCGGCCGGGTCGGCGGCACCGACCCGGGCCAGAGCGAGGACGTCTTCGAGATCTGGCTGCGCGGCCAGGGCAAGAGCCTGTACACCGAGGACGGCGGGCTGGGCTTCACCGCCGACGATCTGACCCGCTACTGGGAGTGGTGCACCGGGCTCCGCAAGGAGGGCGCGGTGTCCCGCGCCGAGCAGACCACCCAGATGGACGGGACGGTGGAGAACACCCCGCTGGGCCGGCTGACGGCCGTCTCCGACTTCAACTGGGACGCCCCCGTCAGCGGCTACTCGGCCATCGTCGGCGAGGGGCTGAAGATGGCGCCGCTGCCGGTCGGCGACGACGGCACCCCGGGCCAGTACTTCAAACCGTCGATGTTCTTCGGCGCCTCGGCCAAGACCGCACACCCGAAGCAGGCCGCCCAGTTCATCGACTTCCTGCTCAACGACCAGGAGGCGGGCACCATCCTCGGCGCCACCCGCGGCATCCCGGCCAACGACACGCTGCGCGAGAAGGTGCTGCCCAAGCTGGAGGGGTTCGACCAGGTCATCTCCGCGTACCAGAAGCAGTTCGAGGGCAAGTTCGAGGACCCGCCGGCCGCGCCGCCCAAGGGCGACGCCTCCCTGCAAGGCACCTTCGCGCGCGACTACGACCAGGTGTCCTACGAGCGCATGTCGCCGCGTGAGGCGGCGGAGGACTACATCACCGAGGCGAAGGCGGAGCTGAGGCAATGA
- a CDS encoding cupin produces MVTTVTPTHPMPAPLPGGVGLSHISAYEWEAADGVCGGSPHLHLACTEAYVVTAGRGAVQTLTVADGFTETPLEPGAVVWFTPGTVHRMVQGGGLKVTVLMQNSGLPEAGDAVFTFPPEVLADPGRYAAAAALPAKEGPAADAAARRRRDLAVEGYLTLRAAAEKGDTGPLRAFHEAAVRIVAPKVGQWEPRWRDGALAAARRTGEQLTALAAGDASHLAEARVTATGPSRRGGYGMCGRRDEYELPGATLPYYGE; encoded by the coding sequence ATGGTGACCACGGTGACCCCGACGCATCCGATGCCCGCCCCGCTGCCGGGCGGTGTGGGACTCTCCCACATCAGCGCGTACGAGTGGGAGGCCGCCGACGGGGTGTGCGGCGGCAGCCCCCATCTCCATCTGGCCTGCACCGAGGCGTATGTGGTGACCGCGGGACGCGGCGCCGTGCAGACCCTGACCGTCGCGGACGGGTTCACCGAGACCCCGCTGGAGCCGGGCGCGGTGGTGTGGTTCACCCCCGGCACGGTGCACCGGATGGTGCAGGGCGGCGGTCTGAAGGTGACCGTGCTGATGCAGAACAGCGGGCTGCCGGAGGCCGGGGACGCGGTCTTCACCTTCCCGCCCGAGGTGCTGGCCGACCCCGGGCGGTACGCGGCGGCCGCCGCGCTGCCCGCCAAGGAGGGGCCGGCGGCCGACGCGGCCGCCCGGCGCCGCCGGGACCTGGCGGTCGAGGGCTATCTGACGCTGCGGGCCGCCGCCGAGAAGGGCGACACGGGTCCGCTGCGCGCCTTCCACGAGGCGGCGGTGCGGATCGTCGCGCCCAAGGTCGGGCAGTGGGAGCCGCGCTGGCGGGACGGGGCGCTCGCCGCCGCGCGGCGCACCGGTGAGCAGCTGACCGCGCTCGCCGCGGGCGACGCCTCCCACCTGGCCGAGGCGCGGGTCACCGCGACCGGGCCCAGCCGCCGGGGCGGCTACGGCATGTGCGGTCGCCGGGACGAGTACGAACTGCCCGGCGCCACGCTCCCGTATTACGGCGAATAG
- a CDS encoding PmoA family protein, whose amino-acid sequence MTQRITVTHTHGTRVSVASGGVELMAYVYRPDPDAFEVRKPYAHPLRTLAGNQVSGYRPNDHRWHKGLQMTASHLSGQNFWGGNSYLGPEQGYQRIEERVGSMRHDGFEEFTVDEDRLRFTEKLTWIEHGGQEWARELRTVEVHSVEPEAGTWALDWSIHLTNIRGEALHFGSPTTAGREMAGYTGLQWRGPRDFTGGDVIGPDGRGGDGEAGASDLMGTPATDAAWIAFTAEHDDVDAHSTLLFAHAPENLDSAATIHPSHWFVRSEPIPTVAPSWAFFEEFELPPGESFGYRYRVVVADGAWDRARAESYLANHGW is encoded by the coding sequence ATGACCCAGCGCATCACCGTCACCCACACCCACGGGACACGTGTCTCCGTCGCCTCCGGCGGCGTCGAGCTGATGGCGTACGTCTACCGGCCCGACCCGGACGCCTTCGAGGTCCGTAAGCCCTACGCCCATCCGCTGCGCACCCTCGCCGGCAACCAGGTCTCCGGCTACCGGCCCAACGACCACCGCTGGCACAAGGGCCTCCAGATGACCGCCAGCCATCTGTCCGGCCAGAACTTCTGGGGCGGCAACTCCTACCTCGGCCCCGAACAGGGCTATCAGCGCATCGAGGAGCGCGTGGGCTCGATGCGCCACGACGGCTTCGAGGAGTTCACCGTCGACGAGGACCGGCTGCGCTTCACCGAGAAGCTCACCTGGATCGAGCACGGCGGTCAGGAGTGGGCGCGTGAGCTGCGCACCGTCGAAGTGCACTCGGTGGAGCCGGAGGCGGGCACCTGGGCCCTGGACTGGTCCATCCACCTCACCAACATCCGTGGCGAGGCCCTGCACTTCGGCTCCCCGACCACCGCCGGCCGGGAGATGGCCGGATACACCGGGCTCCAGTGGCGCGGCCCGCGCGACTTCACCGGCGGCGACGTCATCGGCCCGGACGGGCGCGGCGGCGACGGCGAGGCCGGCGCCTCGGACCTGATGGGCACCCCGGCCACCGACGCCGCCTGGATCGCCTTCACCGCCGAGCACGACGACGTGGACGCGCACTCCACGCTGCTGTTCGCACACGCCCCGGAGAACCTGGACAGCGCGGCCACGATCCACCCCTCCCACTGGTTCGTGCGCTCTGAGCCCATCCCCACGGTGGCCCCCTCCTGGGCGTTCTTCGAGGAGTTCGAGCTGCCGCCGGGGGAGTCCTTCGGCTACCGCTACCGGGTGGTGGTCGCCGACGGCGCCTGGGACCGGGCGCGCGCCGAGAGCTACCTCGCGAACCACGGATGGTGA
- a CDS encoding Gfo/Idh/MocA family protein has product MAAAATHRIRAAVIGTGAIVTGSHLPALRDHADRVDLVAAVDVATDRLDAFRATAAEGGTFDVTGYTEVAAMLAAERPDLVLIGTPPSLHREQTVAALRSGAWVLCEKPLCLTLAEYDEIAAAENEAGGPYASVVFQHRYGSGAVHARELLAEGALGRPLVAHCQTTWHRDTAYYAVPWRGRWETEGGGPSMGHGIHQMDLLLHLLGDWTEVRGMAGRLVHQVESEDVSTALVRFADGAMATVVNSVLSPDEVSRIRIDCADATVELTHLYGHRNDDWVYTPAPHVREDTARHRRWRTPAADLPSSHGAQLSGLLDAMRDGVRPPGSGADARRTLEFIAALYKAAFTGQPVRAGEIAPGDPYYAAMHGDHPEWAPKAATATTKES; this is encoded by the coding sequence ATGGCCGCAGCAGCCACCCACCGTATCCGTGCCGCAGTGATCGGCACCGGAGCCATCGTCACCGGCAGCCATCTGCCCGCACTGCGTGACCACGCCGACCGCGTGGACCTCGTCGCCGCCGTCGATGTGGCCACGGACCGGCTCGACGCCTTCCGCGCCACCGCCGCCGAGGGCGGGACCTTCGATGTCACCGGCTACACCGAGGTGGCGGCGATGCTGGCGGCCGAGCGCCCCGACCTGGTCCTCATCGGCACCCCGCCCTCCCTGCACCGCGAGCAGACGGTGGCCGCGCTGCGCTCCGGCGCCTGGGTGCTGTGCGAGAAGCCGCTGTGCCTCACCCTCGCCGAGTACGACGAGATCGCCGCGGCGGAGAACGAGGCGGGCGGCCCGTACGCGTCGGTGGTCTTCCAGCACCGCTACGGCTCGGGCGCCGTCCACGCCCGCGAGCTGCTGGCCGAGGGCGCCCTGGGACGGCCGCTGGTGGCCCACTGCCAGACCACCTGGCACCGCGACACCGCCTACTACGCGGTGCCCTGGCGCGGCCGCTGGGAGACCGAGGGCGGCGGCCCGTCCATGGGTCACGGCATCCACCAGATGGATCTGCTGCTCCACCTCCTCGGCGACTGGACCGAGGTCCGCGGCATGGCCGGACGGCTGGTGCACCAGGTGGAGAGCGAGGACGTCTCCACCGCGCTGGTGCGGTTCGCGGACGGCGCCATGGCCACCGTCGTCAACAGCGTGCTCTCGCCCGACGAGGTCAGCCGCATCCGGATCGACTGCGCGGACGCCACCGTCGAGCTGACCCATCTCTACGGCCACCGCAACGACGACTGGGTCTACACCCCCGCCCCGCATGTGCGCGAGGACACCGCCCGGCACCGGCGCTGGCGCACTCCGGCCGCCGATCTGCCCAGCTCGCACGGGGCCCAGCTGTCCGGGCTGCTGGACGCGATGCGGGACGGCGTACGGCCCCCGGGCAGCGGCGCGGACGCCCGCCGCACCCTCGAGTTCATCGCCGCGCTCTACAAGGCGGCCTTCACCGGGCAGCCCGTGCGCGCGGGCGAGATCGCACCCGGGGACCCGTACTACGCCGCCATGCACGGCGACCACCCCGAGTGGGCGCCGAAGGCGGCGACCGCCACCACCAAGGAGAGCTGA